Proteins from a single region of Ziziphus jujuba cultivar Dongzao chromosome 1, ASM3175591v1:
- the LOC107419078 gene encoding GCN5-related N-acetyltransferase 7, chloroplastic isoform X1 — protein sequence MALVSSPPCSPRPPPNRSFYSTAMATQSSSFAGSLRRPIRHCRLPITASHLCTHSHTFPSTFDRSLVTIDEAFSDDQLWAAACLRVRSFYHFQPNSFGVQDHKRYLAEREFEALKERVAGKRTGFRRVSCINATVPLSHTSKLSDELSAECKFLSNGEDRVVVGTLDLNQCLRLPDEITGRKPEGIGADFARAYLSNVCVAAELQRNGLGYALIAKSKSVAQEWGISDLYVHVAIDNEPAKNLYMKSGFIYENDEPAWQARFLDRPRRILLWTGLPGVQL from the exons atggcGTTGGTGTCTTCTCCTCCTTGTTCGCCTCGTCCTCCCCCAAATCGCAGCTTCTACAGCACCGCCATGGCCACCCAATCCTCTTCCTTCGCCGGCTCTCTCCGGCGACCCATTCGCCATTGCCGGCTTCCAATCACCGCCTCCCACCTCTGCACTCATAGCCACACATTCCCTTCCACATTCGACCGGTCTTTGGTTACCATCGACGAGGCTTTCTCCGACGACCAGCTTTGGGCCGCCGCTTGTCTCCGCGTCCGCTCATTCTATCACTTCCAGCCCAACTCGTTTGGTGTCCAA GATCACAAAAGATACTTGGCTGAGCGTGAGTTTGAAGCATTAAAAGAACGTGTTGCAGGTAAAAGGACGGGCTTTAGAAGAGTTTCTTGCATAAATGCCACTGTTCCACTGTCACATACATCAAAGCTTTCGGATGAATTATCTGCTGAATGTAAG TTTTTAAGCAATGGAGAGGATCGAGTAGTAGTTGGGACCCTTGACCTTAACCAATGTTTGAGACTTCCAGACGAGATAACAGGAAGGAAACCTGAG GGAATTGGAGCTGATTTTGCTCGGGCATACCTGAGCAATGTATGTGTTGCTGCAGAACTACAAAGAAATGGGTTGGGTTATGCACTTATTGCAAAGTCAAAGTCAGTTGCTCAAGAATGGG GTATAAGTGATCTATATGTGCATGTAGCTATTGACAATGAGCCAGCAAAGAATTTGTACATGAAGAGTGGTTTCATTTATGAAAACGATGAACCTGCATGGCAAGCCAGGTTTCTGGATCGACCAAGGAGGATTCTTCTATGGACCGGTCTACCTGGTGTGCAACTATAG
- the LOC107419078 gene encoding GCN5-related N-acetyltransferase 7, chloroplastic isoform X2, translating to MALVSSPPCSPRPPPNRSFYSTAMATQSSSFAGSLRRPIRHCRLPITASHLCTHSHTFPSTFDRSLVTIDEAFSDDQLWAAACLRVRSFYHFQPNSFGVQDHKRYLAEREFEALKERVAGKRTGFRRVSCINATVPLSHTSKLSDELSAECKGIGADFARAYLSNVCVAAELQRNGLGYALIAKSKSVAQEWGISDLYVHVAIDNEPAKNLYMKSGFIYENDEPAWQARFLDRPRRILLWTGLPGVQL from the exons atggcGTTGGTGTCTTCTCCTCCTTGTTCGCCTCGTCCTCCCCCAAATCGCAGCTTCTACAGCACCGCCATGGCCACCCAATCCTCTTCCTTCGCCGGCTCTCTCCGGCGACCCATTCGCCATTGCCGGCTTCCAATCACCGCCTCCCACCTCTGCACTCATAGCCACACATTCCCTTCCACATTCGACCGGTCTTTGGTTACCATCGACGAGGCTTTCTCCGACGACCAGCTTTGGGCCGCCGCTTGTCTCCGCGTCCGCTCATTCTATCACTTCCAGCCCAACTCGTTTGGTGTCCAA GATCACAAAAGATACTTGGCTGAGCGTGAGTTTGAAGCATTAAAAGAACGTGTTGCAGGTAAAAGGACGGGCTTTAGAAGAGTTTCTTGCATAAATGCCACTGTTCCACTGTCACATACATCAAAGCTTTCGGATGAATTATCTGCTGAATGTAAG GGAATTGGAGCTGATTTTGCTCGGGCATACCTGAGCAATGTATGTGTTGCTGCAGAACTACAAAGAAATGGGTTGGGTTATGCACTTATTGCAAAGTCAAAGTCAGTTGCTCAAGAATGGG GTATAAGTGATCTATATGTGCATGTAGCTATTGACAATGAGCCAGCAAAGAATTTGTACATGAAGAGTGGTTTCATTTATGAAAACGATGAACCTGCATGGCAAGCCAGGTTTCTGGATCGACCAAGGAGGATTCTTCTATGGACCGGTCTACCTGGTGTGCAACTATAG